The Ptiloglossa arizonensis isolate GNS036 chromosome 4, iyPtiAriz1_principal, whole genome shotgun sequence genome contains the following window.
TCTGAGGACGATACATGCGAGTTGTCACGAATCTAACCAAACTCTGAGGAAACTCTGAGGAAACTCTGAGGAAACTCTGGGGAAACTCTGGGGAAACTGGGATCGCTTGGTGTTTCTCAGACATTGGTAGCGACTGATATTTAGCGTTGGAGCGAAGGCATGGAATCTACGGGGTAGATTCTCTATTTTttagagaaaaatattaacTGAGACTTCGTAGACGATATATAGAGTACTCTTAGGGCGATATCTGTAAGTTGTCACGAACCTGACTAAACTCTAAGGAAACTCTGGAGAAACTCGGCTTGCTGAGAATAAACTACTGGTGTTTTTTAGATATTAAAAATTGGTATCTAACCTTAGAGAGTAACGTGGACTTTTTAGAGTATTTTATgcacaaattttttattttgtagtaAGGAATATTTATGTATTCATAGACGACAGTTTGGAAGCTAAGACACTTCCAGATAGATGTCTGTCGCTCGTCAAGAATCTACTCAAATGTCTAACTCTCGAGAAAATTCGCGAAGGGATACGATAAAAAACGCGAGAATAAATTGATAGCGAGAGTTATCTAGCGTTATAGCGGGGACATTGACTCTTTATTACATTCTATGCGCCATTTTCCTATTTTATGATAGTAAATATTGATATTACAGATCATTAGACTTTATGACAGTAAATATTGATATTAGAGATATTAATAGATTCTATCTTTCACAATCGATAGGTCACTCGTTAGGAGCATACCCAATCGTCTAACTTTCGAGACACGaactgttattgttttcgtcatTGTTAACATTCTCCAACCTTACAGCTTGAACAGTCTTTAGGACATTCTATGCGTAAATCTTCTACTTTGTAACAAGAAATATTACACATCGTACAAAGATACGATTCTAAACGATAGCCCCGAACCTAAAGCCTATTGAACATCTCGCTCTAAAAATCACCAAGACAAATCTATTTGAACATCTAACTCTAAAAATCACCAAGACAAGCTATTATTGTTTCCCAGTCATTAGACCGAGAGAGCTCGGACACAGACTCCTCGAGACACTATCGTCAAGAAATATCGATCGCTGTTCACAAACCAATAGCCAAGAACCTAACCACGAGAAGGATGCCACTGGTCAAGAACCTCCTCAATGATTTACCTCCCGAGAAACACAGGTTCCTAGTTCGAACCAGACAGTGTCAAAAACCTATTTGGACATCTAACTCTAAAAATCACCAAGACAAGCTATTATTGTTCCCCAGTCATTAGCTCCGGACCGAGAGAGCTCGGACACAGACAGCTCGAGACACTATCGTCAAGAAATATCGATTGCTCTGCAGAAACCAATAGCCAAGAACCTAACCACGAGAAGGATGCCACTGGTCAAGAACCTCCCCGAACATTTATCTCCCGAGAAACACAGATACCTAGTTCGAACCAGACAGTGTCAAAAACCTATTCGAACATCTAACTCTAAAAATCACCAAGATAAGCTATTATTGTTCCCCAGTCATTAGCTCCGGACCGAGAGAGCTTGGACACAGACTCCTCGAGACACTATCGTCAAgaaatatcgaacgatgaaGAAACCAATAGCCAAGAACCTAACCACGAGAAAGATACCACTGGTCAAGAACCTCCCCGAACATTTATCTCCCGAGAAACACAGGTTGCTAGTTCGTAGCAGATACGATCGCCCCGGTTAGGATCTAAAGCCCGGACTCCCGGTCAGAATGTTCCGAAATCCTTCGACCTCCAGtttccgagaaaaaaagaagaagcaacCGTGTACGTACCTCCGGGAAATCTATGAGGGAAGATCCGTCCATGCCTGGATAGCAGCCAGGGGTAAAGCGGGTAACTGTCTCTGGGCGGCTGATGAGGATGCGGTGGCGGATGGGGCCCACCGGGTGCACCGCCGTGAGGGTAGGGCCCGTGCGGCGGTCCATGGGGCGACGCACCGTGATGCGCCTGAAGGGCAACTGCGAGATTCGCCGCTTGGAAGTGCTGGGCCGCGGCGAGATTCGCGGCAAGTGCCAACTGTTGTGTGTGATACTCGTTCTGTCCGGTTTGAGGACCCGCGGGACCGTGGCCAGGTAGCCCGTAGAGGGACTTTAACTGTTCGGCGGCTACCGCGGCCGCGGTGGCTGCACCGGGTGGCGGTGCGAGATAGTTGGGACTGGGTCTGACCACCCCGGGTGGCGGCTGGGGATGACCACCGACGGGAGAGTCACCGTGGGATATCCTGTGAGGCGGACTGGGGCTGTTGTTGGGCGTCGATCCACCGCTGTGACTGTGCACGGTCGTACGGCTAAAGTCCAAGTGGGTCGCGGCTGACAGGTGATGATGATGCCCGTGATGGTTCCCGTGATGATGATGGAGACCCGGGTGCGAGGGTGTACGCCGTGAATTTGGATAGGACTCGACGGAGGAGCTCCGCGATACGGGTCTATCGGAACCCTCAGAATGGGCGCCCGGTGATCTCGCGGTGACGCGACGACTGCGTGGCGATGATGACCCTTCCACGTCCATGGGACTGCCATCGTCCCTTTCGATCTCGACGCGTTCCAGCCGATCCAATCGGTCCTCGCGTCCCTGTCCACCGCCACCGACGATCGAGTCGATGCTGAAGCCGATCTTCGGCTTCGAGGGCACCGGAACGATTGGCGTCGGCGCGAGCGGCATCATCGTACGATTAATCGCACGCTTGGCCACCACGGATTTTATCCCGCTGAGTCAGGACGGGAACAGACGACTAGGTAACGCGTGGAAGTCAGGTCCGCCGCATCCCTGCGCGACCACCTTCGCTGCTTCGAGGACCTCTCGGGTTACCTCTTTGGACCTCACCGCGCGAAACACTTGGAACTCGCGAACACACTGATAACTCCTGTCCTCggtgggggaggaggaggaggaggacgactcTATCGCCCGGGGGAAAGGCAACTCTGTCTCTCGAAGCTGAGATCTCAGCTACTGTAAGATCACCATCGTCCAAGGACCTCGACCCCGGGTATTTGCCGCGCGAGGGATCGCTTCAGACGGCCTCCAGGGCCACTCTAGGCACCGGTAACCAGCGCCACGATCACCAGAGTAGTAGCAGTCATCGTTAAACACGCGGCTCGCAATGTCACCAAGGGATCACCCAGTCCACGATGATCCCCGATCATCAGACGGTATGTCACCCACACGAATCGCGAGGGATTTCGTATCGGCGCACAGTCAGCCGTGTTTCGCGTCACTCACAGGCATTCCGCGACCGCGCCTCTTCTCCATCGAGTCTTCACCACCCCggttaacgaacgaacgatcgacgcgtACGCCGCGATAACGGCGATTGCATACGTAACACGGGGAACAACGTAAAGGATAACTGAGAGAGACCCACGAAGACCGAGGTCGGCGCGTACTCGAGACTCTCCAGCAGGGGCAGAGCTCCGCGGCTCTGACGGATGTTTCTGGCACGAGAGCTTGCTGGTGTTTGAGCAAATTACAGGCTAAACGAGGCGCTCTTGGACGGTGGTGGGGGTGTTCCGGAGTTGGCTTCCATCCCCACCTGTGCGAACGCCGGCGCCCGCGGTGGGGGTAAAGATCGACCGGGGGTAGGCGGTCCGTCGCGGCACGAACGACGATGCTAGGCGTGCACCGGCCGTTACCTGATTGGTCGACGCGACGAGGTGGAAGCGATCCGGCTCGAAGCCGACCTCTCCGCTCCGATTCCACGCGGTAAACGTAGAAGCTGCAGTGGGGCGACGCATTAGTCGGCGATGGGCGTTAAACTCACGTTTTTGTCgtgcgatgaaaatgagtcgttTAATTAATACGTCTGGGGGCTCCAGCCCCCTTACCCTCCCGCCACCCTGCCCCctccccttctctctctctcacttctCTGTTACGTTCGCGGCggcagcgacgacgacgacgacgacgacgcctccTTGCCTCGTTTCTACGTCTTCGCGTCCGCTTTCTTTTTCTCCCGTGCCCCGGGGGCCGGATCGAAGAGgggcggaggaacggagggaaAAGTGTCCGTTCCGTGATGTTTCTCTCCGCGACTTTGTGTATTCCTCCGCGTTTGCCGCTCGGAGAATAAAAGTCCCCCGAGGTGGGGGCGAGGAGAACCACCGAGGTGAGGTCAGAAGAGCCTGTAACGTTGTTAAACACGTTCCCGGGCGCCGTGAATCAGCCTCTCCTTTGTGCGATACGTTTTTTGGTGGCTCGTAACGCCGACGAAATTCGTTTACGTCGTTCTCTTGTCACCGTTTCGGCGGCCACGGTGCCTCGGGAGGAGGCAACGAGACGGCTAGTCAGCCGCTGGCTCTGATTGGCCGTACCGTGATCTTCTCCTTATACATCTTCCATGACGGGATGGTAAAGACACGTGTATTTTCGTTCCTTGACGAGAAGTTGGCAATATGAATAATTTCTCGTCTCCGCCAAGTAAAGGGGCTACGTTGGCTTCTTCGAGAAGAGGTCTGTTATATTCTTTTCCTTGTGTAGCTTTTCTGGCACAATCGtaaggcacgtgtatttttattttttgaaaaatgataaCAAGTACTAGTAAATGTTATGTACCATGGTTCTTCGAGAAGAGGTCTGAGTTAGTGCAGAGATGGGAAATTGGTGGCTCCGATTGGTTATATTCTTTTCCTTGTGTAGCTTTTCTGACACAATCGTAAGacacgtgtatttttattttttgaaaaatgataaCAAGtactagaaaatattatttacgatGGTTCTTCGAGAAGAGGTCTGGGCTAGTGCAGAGATGGGAAATTGATGGCTCAGATTGGTTATATTCTTTTCTTTGCGTAGCTTTTCTGACACAATCGTAAGACacgtgtatttatatttcttaaaaaatgataataaatgcTAGTAAATGTTATTTACGATGATTCTTCGAGCCTAGATACTGCACAGTGACGAAAAGTTAATTAGCAGTCTTAATTGGTTATCGCATAGTCTCTTCGGTATAGATACAATCACAGAACacaggtatttctatttttgaaaGAAACAATCATACGAAAAAGAACTTCTCGTCTACGTACACTAGATCCTACATTGTGAAGAGATAAGAAATTAATCAATGGATCTGATGATCTTTAACAGTCCTTTGTGTCGCAATCCCAAATGACAGATATTACCAATTTTGGAAGAAATAATCATACGGAAAAGAGCTTCTCGTCTATGTACACTAGATCCTAAATTGTGAAGAGATAAGAAATTAATCAATAGGTCCGATGATCTTTAACAATCCCCTGTGTCAAAATCACAAAAGACAGATATCTCCATTCTTGAAAGAAATGCTACAAATGATACTCCCTCGTCCCTACACAGCAATTGGGTTTCTAGAGAAGAGGTCTAGGCTAAATATTgtacagaaatgaaaaattaaccaATAACTCCGATCGATCGTAACGTAATCTCTTTCGTATGGACAGAGCCCAAAAATTTTCGTTCTCGGAAGAAGTATAAAAAACAGTGTAACAAATCGGAGTTCTCATCTCCGTACAGTAGTTAGATCTCTCGAGAAGACGTCTACGGAGACGAAGATATACCTGAAGGTTGCCGCGCAAGATTTTGCAACCACCGTGCTCCGACTTTCCAGATCGACTCTAATCGATCTCCATCGAGCCGTGCTAAGAGGCAATTACCGGGAACAGAACACCGCGCAACCCGATCGACGTAATTGCGCGATTAAGGTGTCCAAGTTGTGCACGGTGACACTTTCTTCGACCCGCGTTGAACAAAACCCCTCGAGAACACGAAGCGACGTGTCACGGTTAATGTCTGTGTTTAGGCCGCGCCTAATGATCGCCTCTATGCCAGAGATCGGTGTCGAAACGACTGGATAGGCGACGTATTGCGCAAACGTTTCGCACCTGAACCAGTTCTCAATTTCCAACGAAATTGTTTCGTGAAAAATCACGAAACAGTGTAAAGATCACCGACATCTGACCACTTTCAACCATCGTTTAAAGAATCACGTTCGTTCGATTACACCCTTGACGAGAGACCACTTCGACGGAGATCGTTGGAAAAATGTCGAACCGCGTAAGAAATTCTGTAATTTTAGTCTCGGTTCTGTAATTGGCGAACGATGGCCAGTGTTACTAATGGATGGAAAGTTTCCCTCGAATTCGAACCGTATCGGAAAAAGTCAAGTTCGATAATTGACGGCTACGAGACGGCGATTCGTGGAATCCCGGTCGACGTATCCTCTTTTCCATCCACGCACAAATTACGCCTCGAAGTAGCCGTTTGATTAGGTTTTTTGCTCGGATGAGTCGCTCGCGGTTGTCACGTTGTAATTTCCTTGATTAGCgcgtcgttcttttttttttccataccGACGGTCGATGGGTCCCTCTCGTTCGATAGTACGACGAAATTGCGTTGAGCAGCCCGACACACGGTTTTCAGTTAAGTTCCAGTTTTTATAATCGAGTTTGTTAAATCGGCGAGGGTTTAATACGCTCGATTCGAGCGTAAACGCGTCGTGTCTTTACAATTGAGGCATCACGTATCCAACACACTCGAACGTACAATTTCTTTCGAGCGgtgcaaataaaattgaaaaaagttgTATTACTCGTTGTAATAAGTACGCTGGGAAATAAATTGATCGTAAACGTGCGCGCGTTGCGAGATTGAGGCATCACGAATCTTTATCGTTTCGTAATATTAACAACAACGAAGACAGTCTCGAGAGAATCCGCATTGGGTAATATCGAGCCAGAGTcgatatttggaaaaatatcgagTTATGTTTCCGACCTCCAGACTGAAGCACTTCGAGAAATATTAGTCcagttatttaatttctttagaaaGATAAAACCATTTTTATCTTTCGGACTAAATCGTCTTTCAACGACTGGCTCGATAAAATTGCTTCAAATACCCCATAACTCTCATAAAAAAAAAGCTACCtataaataacaattaattTCTTCCTACAAATTCCTTTCGAAGACTATATCGACCCGTTCGACTCCAAAGTAGACACTAAGAAAAATGAATATCTACTTCGATGTCTACAATAATTTTCGACGATATTAACAACGATAGTAATATTTCTACATTTGAGAAAATAAGTTCCAACCACTTGTACCAATTCCTCGAAACATTTGAGAAAATAAGTTCCAAACACTTACACCAATTCCTAACAAAAGTTAACGTCTACTTCGATGTCTACGATAATTTTCCACGATATTAACAACGATAGTAATATTTCTACATTTGAGAAAATAAGTTCCAAGCACTTATACCAATTCCTCAAAACATTTGAGAAAATAAGTTCCAAACACTTACACCAATTCCTAACAAAAGTTAACGTCTACTTCGATGTCAACGATAATTTTCCACGATATTAACAACGATAGTAATATTTCAACATTTGAGAAAATAAGTTCCAAACACTTACAGAAATTCCTCCGTAATTTCAACAACTCCAAATCGAAGTGGAAAGACTCTGTGAACTCTTTGAACTCCAAAAAACAAATTAAACGTGTTCTCGTGCAACCATTGCGAACAATTCCTAAGCGGAAGACTCTTTCGGGCAATTTCGCTGGCAAGGAACGCAGAGGTCTAAATTCCGTCCCAACCCTTCGAAGTGGCGTATTTTTCGTGTTGGGGTAACACGGTGCGCCCCTCCACACCCTCCCCCCTTTGGCGAATAACCAGCCCCCATGGCGGAGCCGCGCGAGGCCCGATTTCTCGCCCTACCGAAGACGATATTGCGACCGGTATCGCGTTTCCAACACGTGTGTAGGTGTACGACACGTGGAACGGAAGTGGGGATATTCAACATGGCGACTCTGCACACATCGTACACACCGGTGCACCAATGCGCGAGCAGCGAGCACGCCCGTCCGACGGTTcccctttcctttcttctttctgtTCCTGTTCGCGGCTACctcgttttcttcgttctccaccTTCGCTGTGTCGGCTTCCACATTCGCTCGTTCGTTGCTAAATACCCTCTCCGTTTCACCGGTTTCACCCTTTGTCCCCGTGGAACGATTTTTTCTCCTCGGTCGGAGCACGTGGAACACCGAACCTCCGTGACTTCGTGCATTTTTAAACCATTGGTTCCGTGGCGCCTAGCGATCTACTCGACTCACTTTCTtctgattttattttcaattaatcaAAGCGTTCAACGATCTGTAAACGTCCCTTTCTGTCGAGGGACTTTCTTTTATAATTACAGATCAATTTTAGTTCGTTCCTAAATACCTCTCCATTTCACCGGTTTCACCCCTTTTTCCTTAATCGGAGCACGTGGAACACCGAACCTCCGTGATTTCGTGCATTTTTAAACCATTGGTTCCGTGGCGCCTAGCGATCTACTCGACTCACTTTCTtctgattttattttcaattaatcaAATCGTTCAACGATCTGTAAACGTCCCTTTCTGTCGAGGGACTTTCTTTTATAATTACAGACCAATTTTAGTTCGTTCCTAAATACCTCTCCATTTCACCGGTTTCACCCCTTTTTCCTTAATTGGAGCACGTGGAACACCGAATCTACGCGATTTCGTGCATTTTTCAACTGTCACGAGTCGAGTTTTATGGCGCCTAGCGATCTACTCGAGTTATCTTGttgtgattttatttttaatcaatcaaTCGTTCAACGATATGTAAACGTTCCTTTCTGTCGAGGAACtttttttgtataattacaGATCAATTTTAGTTCGTTGCTAAATACCCTCTCCCTTTCACCGGTTTCACCCTTATTTCCTCGATCGGAGCACGTGGAACATTAAACCTCCGTGATTTCgtgcatttttatattattggtTTCATGACGCCTAGCATTCTACTCGAGTCATTTTCTtgtgattttatttttcattaatcaagTCGTTCAACAATCTGTGAACGTCCCCTTCTATCGAGGGACTTTCTTTTATTGGATTGATCGGaaaatgatttcgttttccaaaatggagaatatataatttaataaaatgtttatacactcgaaaaaaatcgtctttcattttcaccaaaaaaaaaaacgaaatgactttccgaacaacccaatataattatAGATCAATTTTAGTTCGTTGCTAAATACCCTCTACGTTTCACCGGTTTCACCATTTTTTCCTCGATCGGAGCACGTGGAACACTAAACCTCCGTGATTTCGTGCATTTTTAAACTGTTACGAGTTTTTTACGGTGCCTGTCGATCTATTTGAGTCATTTTCttgtgattttatttttaattaatcaaaTCGTTCAACGATCTGTAAACGTCCCTTTCTATCGAAGAACtttttttgtataattacaGATCAATTTTAATTCCTCTGAAAACGAACCTCGACAATCTTGAAAATAAAGTACACGAAAGAATCTAAGCGTCGCTTGGTATTACTAAATGCTCGTTGATCCTCAGTTACAATACgtagaatgtttgaaaaatgacaaatgaaatttgaaaaattatttcactcgCCACGAGTAACTAACGAGTTTTATATACCGGTATATAAAACCATCTACGtgtgaacgaaaaataaatattatgcaCCTATGTATTCATATGCATTCGAAGATCACGGAGAAGTACGTTTCACTTCGAGACGCTGTTCGCCGGAAATGAAATTCCATTTGCTAGATGCTGGAGAAAGCAGTCTGGGAAGGACGgttccgttccaggtattctCATCGAACACAGAATCGACTCGTTAATAAAATGGAGGCTCGAAAAGCGCGCAACGTGTCCCAAGAATCCCAATGTTCCCTTAGAAAATGCGTGTAACGCGAAGGGTGTGCTGGGAGCTGGTGAATTTCGGAGGCAATTCGAGTTTAATGCGTTTCGAATTTAATATCGGGCCCGTGGTGAACAAAGGGGGGGAGGGGCCCAAAGGCCCCGTAGCtgaccgcgaaacgatcgactcgGACAAACGAGCCGAAATAAAACGGCGGACGTCTCCTTTAGAAAATTTGCATGCACTTTGTACAACCAGGAACCGAGCCAGCCGCCGTGTCCCTTCACGTGGTACGTCTACACGAAGGGTCGCACCTGTAAATCCCATTTTAGGCCCTTTGAGACCACGGACGCCCGCCGAGATGATTTTTACGGGGCACCGCGCGTTCGAAAAAAACCACCAACCCCGACTCGGAGATTTCAACGACACCTTCGACCCGTTAAAGAGGTTAGGTTCGTCCGATTTCACTGCGATCGAGTGCTGTTCGAGGATGAAGGAATATAAcggtcgaaacgaaaaaagtcGGGATTAAAAAGTCGCCGTGAGATTCGTTAGAGCGTCATTGTCGCtggaaaagtagaaaaaaacgaaaaaaaaataaaaaaaacacgaaTACAACGACGACCATTGTGACCGCCATTGTTTGAAACCCTCCTTCAACAATGAACTCTTTCACGTCGAGTACTCTCCGCGCGAATTTTACCGAACCTAACGAAATCGTCGATTTTACGACGATCGACCGAACGATTCGTACGatcttctatttcttttttgccACTTCTTGAATTTCTGGagcaaaaaagaaattgtaaaggAATTTATCGTTACCGTTCTTTGTACGGGTACAATACGAAGTATAATTGAACggagtatgaaaaaaaaattgagatcTAGTTTCACAAAGGGTTCTTCGAGGAGAAGATGAAAATGGAGAATTTTGGAGCAAGTGTTTCGGTCGTTTGAAACGAAGGGTAGTTGTATCACGATATGGAGCAACtgatgaaagtaaaaaatttatttaagagTATAGTTTTGCTATCTTGGTGTCTTCGTAGGGTATTCTACCGTATTGAGATAAAATAGACACTCTGTAAAGTTAATGGAATgctcgaattttaatttttagaaatttgaaaattagtcTTCGTTTTTagacaatttttagaaatttgaaaattagtcTATGTTtctagaaaatttttaaaaatttgaaaattagtcttcgtttttagaaaatttttagaaacttgAAAATTAGTCTtcgtttttagaaaatttttagaaatttgaaaattagtcttgatttttagaaaatttttagaaatttctgATTTGAAAATACACAGAACGATGAAAAGTATTGATTTACCATCGGAAGCTACGCGCAACGAAAATAAGAGAACAGAGGGGGGTAATGGGGAATACAAAATTGAGCTGATTAACAAAAGTAGCGTGATTTCGCTCATACAGCGACGCGACGTCTTCTTCCGCGATGTTGCGTGCCCTGAAACATGAATAATCGAGCGGACAAAAGCGGTCCAAGTTTAATCCTTAGAAATGATCGACGAGACATCGCGTACGGTGCAcaatagaaacgaaagaagtCGACGTACGCTTAAAGATTACATTACAGGCAAAATGGCGTGCTTAATCAGGCCATTTATTCGTCGAGCAACGGGCAGTTCCCGATGTGAAAAGGGAAGGTTTTGTGATCCCGAACCCTCCCCGCGGGCAGCCTCGTATTTCTGCATTGTGCGTACCGCTGCCATTGTCGGGCTCGCTGCGCGCGTATCGATTACacgttacaattataataaGCTGGTAATGCCGGCATAATGTCGCTTCACGGCACGACTTGGAGACGAAAACCCGTGAAAACGACGATTTTCTACGGAAATCTTGTCAGGTCGACAGTTCCAGCGAATCGTGAACAAATCGTGATTTAAAAAGATCTTTGACGACcgagatcgttttttttttttggaatttaaCTTCTAGGCTCAACTGTGATCATTGTATGCGATAAGAAATTTTTCTAGCGTGATTAAATCGTGGTCTGAAAATATCTTTGAGAACCGagttaatattttgtaatttatttaatttctattctttttttttcactaaaatttaaacgatagagtcgcttcaaattttttaaacgttttagTTATCATTACTTCGTTTCAACTATTTTCCATTCGAACCGAgtttcaattttgtaatttattcaatttctatttttcgttctctttcaatttctttttttcactaaAATTTAAACGTAAcactcgtttcaaatttttgaaatgtTTCAGTTATCATTACTTCGTTTCAACTATTTTCTCTAGGCTCGATGTTTAGAGTTCGTATAATTTTCAAAGTCTCCCTCTAATAATCGTaaagaataacaatttttatttttcttacaatttttcattacgtgcataaataattttatccaaTAATTGCAGTTGAATTAGAGTCAGTCGACGATCGTTTATCTCGCTAAACGCACATATGTattgtacgcgcgcgagaagactgcatctgaagatagtgGGTCTTATAACGAACAGGTATTGACACATCGTATTCGCGCACGATACGCAATAatagtaaattatttaatttaattgcaACTGTATTGCACGATATCATATCAAATATTGTATATTACATAATAATCTCtttacaaaaattctaattgctgTGACGAATAAAATATCTACTTACAAATGATCAGAAGCTAAGCAAATAGAATACAGGTTCTTTCTTTGCGTTGCCATGTCACAAGTAATATAATAATCTCAAGTATATAATAATCTCTTTATAGAGATTTTAATTACTGTGATGAAAAAAGTATCTACTCACAAATGATCAGAAGCTAAGCAAATAGAATACAGGTTCTTTTTTTGTGTTGTTACCTCA
Protein-coding sequences here:
- the LOC143146380 gene encoding uncharacterized protein LOC143146380 isoform X2, giving the protein MMPLAPTPIVPVPSKPKIGFSIDSIVGGGGQGREDRLDRLERVEIERDDGSPMDVEGSSSPRSRRVTARSPGAHSEGSDRPVSRSSSVESYPNSRRTPSHPGLHHHHGNHHGHHHHLSAATHLDFSRTTVHSHSGGSTPNNSPSPPHRISHGDSPVGGHPQPPPGVVRPSPNYLAPPPGAATAAAVAAEQLKSLYGLPGHGPAGPQTGQNEYHTQQLALAANLAAAQHFQAANLAVALQAHHGASPHGPPHGPYPHGGAPGGPHPPPHPHQPPRDSYPLYPWLLSRHGRIFPHRFPGGPDIPGFLLQPFRKPKRIRTAFSPSQLLKLEHAFEKNHYVVGAERKQLAQALSLTETQENSDQEISIFITEELTIKIHFANR
- the LOC143146380 gene encoding uncharacterized protein LOC143146380 isoform X1, encoding MMPLAPTPIVPVPSKPKIGFSIDSIVGGGGQGREDRLDRLERVEIERDDGSPMDVEGSSSPRSRRVTARSPGAHSEGSDRPVSRSSSVESYPNSRRTPSHPGLHHHHGNHHGHHHHLSAATHLDFSRTTVHSHSGGSTPNNSPSPPHRISHGDSPVGGHPQPPPGVVRPSPNYLAPPPGAATAAAVAAEQLKSLYGLPGHGPAGPQTGQNEYHTQQLALAANLAAAQHFQAANLAVALQAHHGASPHGPPHGPYPHGGAPGGPHPPPHPHQPPRDSYPLYPWLLSRHGRIFPHRFPGGPDIPGFLLQPFRKPKRIRTAFSPSQLLKLEHAFEKNHYVVGAERKQLAQALSLTETQVKVWFQNRRTKHKRMQQEEEAKAQQQSGGGGGGGGGGNANNNANNKNTHHVSKWQQETGDYHHEEEEEEEHIDPEAEECSSGSEA